AAGTGGCTGTTGTTGAGGAGCACCTCCATCGGCCCGCCCATCCCCATCACCTCGTTCAGCGTGAGGCGCCGCACCGGAGTCGAAGCCGTCACCGTTGGCGCCAGCCGCACGATCGGCGTGGGACGCAGAGCCGTTACAGCCGAGGGATCGAGACTGGTATCCATACCGCTCAGCGGGAGTGCCACCACGACCTTCATGATCTGCCCGAGTGTTGCCGGATCGGGCACTGTGCCGGCCGGGAAGGGGGCCTTCGCGCTGTTTTGCAGGATGAGCTCGCTCCCTGCTGCCATCCCGCTGAAGTCGACGATGACGTCGGCCCTCTCCCCCGGCGCGAGGGTCAATGCCGCGAGCTTCACCGGGGTGTCCAGCAGCCCGCCGTCGGTGCCGATCTGCCAGAAGACCGGTGCTTTCCCTTTCTGCGCGGACCACGAAAGGGTGTAGAAGCGGGCATTGGAGCCGTTCAGCAGGCGCAGGCGGTAGCGGCGCGGCTCCACGTTCAGGAAGGGCCAGGTCTTCCCGTTCACGACGATGACGTCCCCGAAGAACTCAGGGTTCCAGTACGGATGATCCTCGGGATTGGTCGGGGGGCCGTTGAGGCCGGCGGGGGAGCCGTCCGGGAAGAGGAGCTGCCCCGCGGTGTCGAACTGGCGATCCTGTATGGCGATCTCGCGCTCGTACGGGCCGCTCGGAAGGTTCGCCGGCTCGTTGACCGGGTCGCGCAGCAGGTAGAATGCGGCGAGCCCGCCGTAGACGTTGGTGCGGGTGGTGCCGAGCGCGTGGTCATGGTACCAGAGGGTGGTGGCCTCCTGGCCGTTCGGGTAGGTATAGACCGTGCCGGGAAAGGTTGCGCCGACCTGGGCGAGATTTGGGGTGAACCACCCCTGCGGGCCGCCGTCGAAGCGGGAGGGGACCTCGCCGCCATGCAGGTGCACGACGGTCGGGACCGGTCCCGCGTACGGGCTGAAGCAGTCATCCCGGTCGGCGCTCATCATGCACTGGAGGCCGAGCGGGTCGGCCCAGTGCAGCGTCTGGTCGATGGTCATGTGCCTCTGCAGGACGGGATCGACCAGGTTGTTGTAGTAGGTCACCGTCGTCGGCACGCCGCGCACCGCCTCGATGGTCGGGCCCGGATAGCTGCCGTTATACCCCCACACCATGGTAGCAGGGAAACCCGCCGGCAGGACCTGCTGGGTGAACTCCGACATGGTGATGCTCTGGGCGGGCCCGAACAGTTTTCCCGGCGCAGGTAGCTGGTCCACATACTTCGGGATGCTCTTTGGATTGAGAGGCTGCTGGGGCTCCTGCACGGACCCGAGCGCGGCCGACCCAACTGATAGCACCGCCAGGCAGGCGAGATAGGTTGCAACTCTTTTCCCTTTCATGGTCGTCTCCTCCCGGCTCTTAATCTGATCGAGATAGCAATCCCTCTACTTCTGTGATTGAAACAGGACCTTTGCATACCTGCAGTGCGGGGATCATGCCATATTACTTTCGCTCAAGGTAAGGTGCTGGAAATACTGAGTAAAAAGGCAGGTGCTGCTCTCTGTAGGCGGGGATAAGGGTGCGCGTTTTTGTGCACGGCAGCTGTTTGGAAGGATCTTTGTACAGCCGTTATTTCATGAAAGGAGACGGGAGAAAGAAGTTATTGCGGGGTTTGAATAAGGAGGTTGAGCAGAGGGATTGGATCACTTCCGGACGCTACTCTCCGGAGAGCTCCTGTACCACGCGGTGGACACCGGCGGTTACCCGCGCCATCCTCTCGTAGTCGAGCTTGTCCGGCGTATCCTGCGCGTCGTGGTAGTAGGGGTATCGGAAGGGAGCCGTGTCGGTGATCATCACTGCAGGATACCCTTCCTGCCAGAAGGACCAGTGATCGGACCAGCCGATACCCGGAACGACATCAGGGGCCGCTAGACCTTCGGAGGGAAAGGGCGTCGTTTTCCGGAAGGTGCGGATGACCCGGCGCAGCAGGTTGCAGGACGGAAGGTTACTCACCATCCCGATGAAATTTCCGGTATCGGGATAAAAGCTGCTGAAGGGGGCAGGATACTGCTGGCTGCCATGCGCGTCGGAGTAGTAGCCGATCGTCTCCAGGGAGAGCATCCCCGCGATCTTGTCCCCGCGCTTTCGGGCGCCTCGGGTGTACACGCGGCTCCCCATCTCTTCGCTCAGAAACCACGGCGGCTCCTCGTTCACAAACGCCACCAGCCGGACGGTGCGTGCAGGTTTCTGGTCGCGCAGGAGCCTCGCCAGTTCGAGAACCGCGGCTACGCCTGAGGCGTTGTCGTTGGCCCCCGGAGCTCCCGCGACCGAATCGTAGTGAGCTCCGACGACGACGATTTCCTCGGCGTGGGATGTTCCCTTCAACTCGGCCTCGATGTTCACCATCTCCCGCTCGCCGATACGGTACGGCTCTTTTCTGACAGCGTACCCTTGAGCCCCCAGTTCCTTTTCGATATAGGCCGCGGCATGCTGCAACTCCTTGTAGTGCGTGGTGTTGCGCTCGCCGATATCCTTCGCCAGCACCGTGACATGCTGTCGCAGCCGCTTTGCCAGTTCCGTCTCCTCCTCTGTCAGCGGGGGTAGAGGGCCTTTATGGGAGCGGCCGGGCATGATGGTCATGCACCCTCCGGTGGTGCAGATGATGACGAGGATCATGAGGCAGATGACGGCGACCGGGACGCCATGTCGAGCTGCTGATTTCACAGGGGCTCCATCTTTTCAACGGCGTATGCAGGTTCACCGGAAAAGGTTAAGGCCGGCTTTTATGCCGGAAACGCTGCGCTTATTCCGGCCTACATTGACGTCGCATAAATGTAGGCCGGGATAAGCCAAAGGCGTTCCCGGCATGTCCACATCCATTCCAGCGAACCCACGGTTTACGTCCCCTCACAGGAGTAGGCGAGGCATCACGTCCCCCCCTTTGCGAAGGGGGGACAGGGGGGATTTGTTTCGAAAACTCCGGCACCTGCGCCCGCACCGCCCCATGCATCCCTTCACATCTCCGCCGGGAAGTAGTTCACCAAGTGCCCCTTGATGGTGGCGCCGAAGTCTTCCTCGCGGTCGCCGCGGTACACCATCGACGAACCTATTTCCGCGGCAAGGATGGCGAAGAGGTACTTCTGCGGCAAACGCGTGAGCCTCTGCCGGTACTTGCGCTCCTCGCGCAGCATCCTCGGGAGGTGCGACAGGATTGCCCGGCGGTAGAGGGGCTGCAGGCAGAGCTCCGGGTGGTCCTGGAAAAAGTGGAAGATCATGGCGTACAGCTCGTTCATCTCCGTGCTGAGCTCGTCGGAGAACTCGGTACAGCACGTCCCGCCGGGCTGTTCCCGCCGCCTGCGCAGGATGAGCCGCGCCTCCTCCGCCGCCCGCTTCTCCAAAATCTCCAGCACGTCGCGCACATAGCGCTCCTTCTCCGCCAAAAATTCCTTCTCGCTCAGCAGCAGGTTCGCGATGATCTCGTAGGAGGAGGAAATAACGCCGCACTTGTTGGCGGAGGCGTCGCGCATGATGATGACGCCTCGCTTCTGCAGCTGCAGGCGGGCCTCCGGCGTGATGAACGAGTTCGCTCCCTCCACAATGACACGGGCGGACGGGATCCCCTCCGAGAGGAAGTAGCGCTCCCAGTTGTCCTTGTCGATCGTCTCCGGCCGCCCCCCGGCGGGAATGAAAAGATCGGCCTCCACGGTGAAGGGGAGCTCCTCATAGGCGCGGGAGAATTCGTCGGTGGACATCCATTCCTCTTCCAGCCCGGCCGGGGTGCGGGTGACCTTGCGAAAGAGATCGCGCACTCCTTCCCGGCGGCTCCCGGAGCGGAAGATCATGAAGCCGCCAAGGTGCAGCGCCTGCGGATTGAAGCCGTCCAGGTCCTGCTTCAGCACGATGCGTGAGAGCTCCTCCCGATCCGCGCCGAACGGGTCGTAGACTGCGGCGGTGCCGTCGAGTATGAGGCGTATCTTCACCTCGGGCGCTCTGTCGAGAAGGATCCGGATTGCGTTTCCCGCCACGTCGCCGTTTGTCCCCCCGGTGAACTTCACCGTGAAGGGGTCGCGATAGATGTCGATCCCCACCTCCGCCATGGTGATCTCGGCGAACTTTACCACCCCTGTCGAGGTGACGCCGTACTCCTTGTGGTTGATCCCCACCTGCTTGCTGGAGATGATGCCGATCCCCAGGATGTAGCCGCGCTTGCGGGAGAGCTGCGCGATATTCTCGATCATGGTGTCGTGCAGGTTCTCGTCGGGACCGAGCTCGATCGGCTCGTCCTGCCGGTAGTAGTCGACGACTGCCGGGTCGCGCGCCACGCCGTTTTTGGTGATGAAGACATCGAGGAAGGCGTTGGCGACGCCGTACTGCAATTTGTACAGTCGCGGGTACTCCATCTCCCGCTCACCGCTGCGCTTCAGGTCGGAGGCATCGAGGATGAGGACGAGTTTCGAGCCCCCCTCGTAGATGTCCTTGTTCTTCAGGTGCTGGGTGTGCGCGAGCACGAAATTTTCCCGGAAGATGGTATTGGCGTTGGTGGTGAAGTCGTCGGCGTTGCGCGCGATGACCGTGCGCCAGCCGCCGCGGGCGATGTCGGAGAAGCCGATGTGATAGCCAAAGCCGTAGCGGCTGAAGAAGAAGGTTACCCGGAAGGGGATCGCCTGGGGGAGGTCCGCGGTGAATTCGTCGCCGAGTTCCACGAGATAACCCGGGTCGAGCCGGAAGGCGAGCGCCTGCTTGTTGAGGACGAAGAAGTTCGTCTTCAGGGTGTGCTTGATAAAGATGAGGCAGCAGCGGTAGATGGTGCGCCGCACCTCGTCGAGGTAGCGATGCCCCGTGTTGTACCCCTCCACCGCCAGCCGCGTCTCCTCCAATGTGGCGCGATAGACGCCGTCGCGGTCCACCAGTTGCGGATCGAAGCGGGCCTTGAAGAGCTTCACCAGTTCGAGCGCGATCTCCGGGTGGGAGAAGAAGGCGCTCTGCACGTGGTCGAGCCCGAAGCGGTCCGGGTCTGTGTGGGCGAGGTTCGTGTGGCAAAAGGCGATGAAGGTGTCGATGAGGGATGCTTCCCCGCCGCTCATGATCCCTGTGGTCAAAAAGCTGTGGTAGCCCTGCCCCCTGGTGGAGATGATCTGCGTGTTGTAGAGCTCCTCCTGCAGTCTGCTGAACATGTCGGAGCCGCGGTCCAGCGGTTCCGCCGAATGCCGCGCCACGTAGAAGGTGCCGAGGAAATAGGGGTGGAAGCCGTTTGAGACCGTAAGACAGTAGGCCCGGTTCACCCCGATCCCCAGCCGGTGGAAGACCTCCATGATCTGCAGGAGAAAGTCCGTCTGCGGCGGGTTCGCCACCGCGAAGTGGATCCGCGATTCGTTGCTGCTCTTCGCCGGCTCGACGTCGACGTAGAGCCCTCCGCTACGAACCACTTTTTGCAGCAGCTGGAGCACCTGCGCGACCCTGAGAGGAGAGGAGTACCTCACGTATCGCTCGTTGTTCACCCAAAGGATGGCGAGGAGCCGTTCGAACTCCTTCATTTCGAAGTCCGGGTACGTTTCCTTCAGCTGTTTCGCATGCCGTTCCGCGAGGTCTCGCGGTATCTTTGCCTCCCGCCATTTGAGGACTTCTTCGTTCCCCTTCCTGTCGAATTCGAATCGCTGGATCTCCAGCTCCTGCGCCATCCCCGGTATGGGCCCCTCGGAATGGGTGAACATGGCGTAGGAAATCTCGCGGTCGTGCCAGTGGCTCAGCGTGTCGTACAGTGAGCCCGGCACGTTGACCCGGGCGAGGATGAGCATCTTTTCGCGGTCAGCGAGGATCAGCTGGCGGTTGTAGCGCAGGGAGCAAAGCTCCCGTTCCAAAAGGAGCAAGGCCTGGGGCTCGTCCTGCATAGCGACGAAAAAGTGCGGGGTGATCTGCTCCCTCAGCCACTTCCTGTTTTGCGCCATTTCACATGCGAGGTCGTTTTCTTCGGTGAAGTTCTGGTCCATGGCGGTACCCCTCTGAGACATCTCATTTCCTGCAAAGCCAGTATAGCAGCGGTTCTACGTCTTCCTATCAGTTTTTATCATGAAAGGCAAAAGCTACATCCACCGCAAAGGCGCAAAGGGCGCAAAGGGAAAATCCGCAAAGGAAAGGCTCTTCATGGATTCTGGAAACCATGATGTGTGTCCTATCAAAGGCGCAGGCGAGACCCTCACGTTCCCCCCTTTGCGAAGGGGGGACAGGGGGGATTTGCCTTTGATGCCACCTCGGCCGCACAAACACCGCCTCTTTCCAGTTGAAAGACTCCCCACGAGCGGTTATTATGCCCCCGGTTTCCAAGGGGGTAGGGAGTGCAACACGAATCGAAGTATCTGACGGCGGGAATACCGGGCACCGGCGGGGTCATCAAGGAGACACCGGAGGACTTCGTCGTCGAGGAGATCCCGGCCTATCTTCCGAGCGGTCAAGGTGAGCACTGCTACGCGGTGATCGAGAAGCGCGGCATCGCCACGCTCGAGGCGCTCCGGCGCATCTCGCGCGCTCTCGGAGTCCAGGAGCGTGACATGGGGTACGCGGGAATGAAGGACGCGCAGGGGCTGACCCGGCAGACCATCTCCATCCCGAGAGTCTCTCCCGACGCAGTGCGCGCCCTGCAGATACCCGGAGTCGCTGTCCTTTCCGCCGCCATGCACGGAAACAAGCTGAGGCTCGGCCACCTGAAGGGGAACCGCTTCACGGTCCGCGTCCGGTCCGTTGCCGGTAACGCCCCCGCCCTTGCCGAGGAAACGCTGGAGATCGTCCGGAGGCGCGGCCTGCCCAACCGTTTCGGCGTGCAGCGCTACGGCGTCCAGGGAAACACCCACCTGATCGGCGCCTGCATGCTGCGCGGCGACTATCGCGCCGCCGTCGATACCGTCATCGGCGATCCAAAAGCGGTGGCGGACGAGAGGTGGCGGCTGGCGATCGAGGCATACCATCGGGGCGAGCTCGCCGAGGCGCTTTCTCTCTTTCCGCCGCACTTCCGCGTCGAGCGCGACCTGATCGACCGCCTCCTGAAGAGGCCCGATGCGTGGCAGCAGGCCTTCAACGCCGTCCAGCCGCGCATGAAAAGGCTTTACCTCTCCGCGTTCCAGTCCTTTCTCTTCGACAAGGTGCTCGATGGGCGTCTCGACACGCTCGATCGCATCCTGCCCGGCGACATTGCCTTCAAGCATGAAAATGGAGCCTGCTTCATCGTGCAAGACGCCGAAGTGGAACAGACCCGTGCCGACTCCTTCGAAATTTCCCCCACCGGACCGATGTTCGGCTGCACCATGATGGAGCCCTCCGGAGAACAGCTGGAGCTGGAACAGGGGGTGCTGGAGGCGCACGGGGTGACGCGGGAATCCTTCGCGCTTCCCGGCGCGCTGCGGATGGACGGCGAACGGAGGGCGCTCAGGGTGCCCGTTTCGGAGACCGTGGTGCAGGGGGAAGGGGAGAATCTCGTGCTGAGCTTCGCCCTGCCGCGCGGCTCCTATGCCACCTCCCTCCTTCGGGAGATCATGAAGGTCGAGTAAGCCGAGAGTGAAAGCGGCTGACGGGCGAGTGCCCGTTGGCGAAATGAAATCGGGGTGTTATTGTGGCTGCCGTCCCGGGGGGAGTTCCCCCTGAAACCGAGCTTCTGGCGGTGCTGAAAAAGAGTCTCTACGAGCGCACCCGCCGGCTCGACCCGACGCAGACGCTGGAATTGATCCAGCATCTGAAGGAGTGGGTCGCCGAAGAGGTGACGTTCGAGGAAGGGGCTGCGGCCTCTCTCGGGAGGCTCCTCTCCGAGCTCAGCTTCTCGCAGTTCGTCGACCAGCTCCCCCCTCTCATGAACAGCTTCGAGCGGCTCGTTTCCGCCTACTTCGTCAGGCGCGGCTCCGTCTCCGGCTTTTACAGTTTCTGCAACGTGTGGCGCGAGAGGCTGATCCGCAGGACCCTTCTTCTCGCGGAAGAGGGGCTGGAGCTGAACGACCTGGGCCGCCCCCCGGCGCCCTACGCGCTCCTAGCCTCCGGCATGGCGGGACGGCGCGAGCAGACTCTCGAGGACGCGTCCCGCTACTTCCTGATATGGAACGGAGATCCCGCCGACTATTTCAACCAGTTTGCCTACCGCATCCTAGCCATTTTGCAGCAGTGCAGCCTCATCGGGCGCAACGCCGCCGACTTCCTCGGGAAGGTCCTGTGGCGCGGCTCGTACGGGGATTGGGAATGCTGGGTGGCGGGGGACGATGGAATCGCTTCCGACGAGCCCTCCCGGCGACTGGAGCTTCTCGCGGATCTGCGCTTCATAGCGGGGGACCATGGGGTAGGGGAGCAGGCGCTGCGCCAGGCCCAGGCGACGCTGGAGAGAGCGCGCGGAACAGAAGCATATCAGTCGATGGCGCAGCGGGCGATCGGTGCCGACCTCGCTCTCACCATAGCCGGAAACGTGCGGCTGGAGCGGAGCGGCGTCCATGCCGGGTGCGTCGATCTCACAGCTCACGCCATGCGCCCTCTGGTCTCCCTCGTGCGCTTCCTCGCGGTCCAGCACGGGCTCGAGGCCGCCCCGACGGCAGGGCGGATCGAGGCCTTGGAGGCAATCGGGGCGCTGGAAGAGGATCTCGCCCGCGCCCTTTCCGATGCCCACGATCTCTTCGGAACTCTGAAGATCCGCAAGGAAATCGCACTGCAGCCGCCGTATGTGGATCCGGCGGAGCTGACGCCCGCCGAGCAGCAGCGTCTGCGCGCGGGGCTCGAATCAGTGCGGCGGTTGCAAAAAGCCACGCGACGCGTGCTGGCGACGCAAAAGCGAAAGCCGGCCGAAGTGTTGCGAGTCGCGCTCACCGAGCAGGCAGAAGTGGGGTAGCCGCTGCGGCCCTGTTCGTGAATGGTTTTCCGGAAATTCCGGGTATGTGTCCCCTTGACGGAGTGGGGGGTGGCCTTACGTTCCCCCCTTTGCGAAGGGGGGACAGGGGGGATTTGCCTTTGCTAGGCCATTCACCCAACGGGGCTTCACTCTGAGTTGCCCCAAAACTCCCGCAGTTCTGAAGGCTGGAGTACCCGCCAGATAAAAAGCCAAAGGATAAGAAGGATGACGCAGAAAGCAAAAAAGAAGCTCCAACTGAAAGCGCCTGCAAAGGTGAACTACCGTCTCGACGTGCTGCGCCGCCGTGAGGACGGCTACCACGACCTCCGTATGGTGATGCAGAGGGTGAACCTTTGCGACGACGTGGAAATAGCGCTGACCGAGACGCCCGGAATCCGCGTAGTCTGCAACACCCCCGGCGCACCGGACGGAGAGGGGAACATCGCGTGGCGCGCCGCGAACGCGCTGCTGGCGCTTTCCCCCTGGAAAGGCGGGATCGACATCTCCATCACCAAGAAGATCCCGATCGGCGCCGGCCTCGGAGGGGGCAGCTCCGACGCCGCGACCGTGCTGATGGGAGTAAACGAGCTCCTGGATCTTTCCCTCTCCGAGGAGCGGCTACGCGAGATCGGCGTCAAGCTCGGCGCCGACGTGCCGTTTTTCATCTTCAAGAAGACCGCCATAGCCGAAGGTATCGGCGACCGGCTGACCGCGCTCGAAGGGATGCCGAAGCTGTGGGTCGTGCTCGTCAATCCCGGGATACACATCTCCACCGGCTGGGTCTATCAAAGTTTGAGATTGACAGGTGAGAAGGTCGCTGCTAATATTCCCCGGCTGTACGGCGGAGTAGGCGATGTTTGCGCGATACTGTCGAACGATCTGGAGCAGGTGAGTTTCGAGCGGTACCCGGCATTGCCGGCGCTGAAGGAAGAGCTCCTGACGGTAGGTGCTGCAGGGTCGTTGATGTCCGGCAGCGGCTCAACAGTCTTCGCCCTTTTTGAAGAAGAAAAAACTGCCAAAGCCGCCGCCGCCGAAATAGGCAAGCGTCATGGCTGGTTGTCAGTAGCCGTAGAAACGTTATAAAAGAATATTATTGGGGCGTCGCCAAGCGGTAAGGCACCGGATTTTGATTCCGGCATTCCCAGGTTCGAATCCTGGCGCCCCAGCCAGTAATAAAAGAGGGTTAGCACCACAAGGTGCTAACCCTCTTCGCTTTTGTGAGATGATGCAGATTCTGACGCGCGATCATTACGGGGGCAACTGCCTCGATCTCGCTGTAGCCGCCAATTATCCCTCACTTCTGCTTCTGGAAAGCGATACAACTTCTTATATACGCGCTTTCCTTCTCTTTCCCCTTTAGAAAACTTATGAACTTATGGGCGTCCCTCTTCAGTCCTGGGCGTCCCTCTTCAGTCCCCCGGCAGCAAGGGCCGCCTCCAGGTCGGAGATCGTCACCCCATGAGGTGCTGCGGCGACGACATTCTCTATCTGCCGTAATTCTTGCTCGGAAAGTTGCTTCGGCACGATGGCTGCCCTTTGCGTCACGAAAATGGTATTTGTGACGTTATATAGCCCTTCGTGACGCTAAAAGCAACTTTCGTGACGCAAAAAGCTTTACTCGGGTGCCAATGCGACACGAAAGGTATGGCCACAGATCGTTCAACGGAAGCAGGGCTTTTATCGCCCAAGCAGATACTGTATCCCACGTTTTTGGAGCAAATTTGGAGCAGTGCCACCCAAAAAGCCACCATTTTTGCCCTTGCACGATCATCCGGGGTAAAATGAGATGTGCTGTGATCAAGTGGTTATGCTCGCAAATTGCTGGCAAAAATTGTCCCAATGAAAATTTTGATTCCGGCATTCCCAGGTTCGAATCCTGGCGCCCCAGCCAGTAATAAAAGAGGGTTAGCACTGAACGGTGCTAACCCTCTTCGCTTTTGTGAGATGATGCAGATTCTGACGCGCGATCATTACGGGGGCAACTGCCTCGATCTCGCTGTAGCCGCCAGTTATCCCCCACTTCTGCGTCTGGAAAGCGATACAACTTCTCGTATACGCCCTTTCCTTCTCTTTCCCCTTTAGAAAGCTTATGAACTTATGGGCGTCCCTCTTCATCCCCCAGGCCTGTTGTACATTTTGTGCGTTCTGCCACCCTTACCTGCCGACATTTTCTCCGTCGCCGATTAGCAGAGGTACACTTGCTATCCCCTTATATTCATAGATTGCCCTTGCCCGACAAATCAATCTTTTGTCTTGCGACAAGATAGCAGTACAAAAAGCGCCGTTTGCGATATGTTTCGCATCACTCATGACATTAGGGACTTTTTGTAGCTTTCGACATTTCCTTTCTGCCTGAAATCCAAGTATATCCATTACAGAACAACAACCTATTATGCCAAGATAAATTGGCCACTCATCGTATCCTTCCTTCTCAATAGGATCAAATCCAAAGAATTGATCGAGGCTCATCCCTGGGCATGATGGGCGAACGATCTCCCAAATCTTCAGTAGCTGATTTTGACCACTGATTGAACCAATAGCCCCTTTGCCGTCACCGAATGCTTTCCTAGTTTTTATGATGTCGTTGCCTGTTTTCAACATCTCTTCAATCATTGCAGCGAATCCTGTAGTGATAGAGTCTAATCTAGCAATGAACCCCTGCTGAGATGGTAAATCTTTAGTCAGATTAAAAAACGCTGCGGCAAGTGTAGCAGGAAGTTCTCTGAATGGACCTTCGTCGCTGCCGCCGTTCACCCATGCCACGAATGGGTCGAAGAGATTTTGGTAGTCTCCAAATCCACTGGTAGATTCAATATAAGAATTATAATGATGCAAAGGACTTCCGTCTTGCATTAA
The DNA window shown above is from Geomonas sp. RF6 and carries:
- a CDS encoding M20/M25/M40 family metallo-hydrolase, coding for MKSAARHGVPVAVICLMILVIICTTGGCMTIMPGRSHKGPLPPLTEEETELAKRLRQHVTVLAKDIGERNTTHYKELQHAAAYIEKELGAQGYAVRKEPYRIGEREMVNIEAELKGTSHAEEIVVVGAHYDSVAGAPGANDNASGVAAVLELARLLRDQKPARTVRLVAFVNEEPPWFLSEEMGSRVYTRGARKRGDKIAGMLSLETIGYYSDAHGSQQYPAPFSSFYPDTGNFIGMVSNLPSCNLLRRVIRTFRKTTPFPSEGLAAPDVVPGIGWSDHWSFWQEGYPAVMITDTAPFRYPYYHDAQDTPDKLDYERMARVTAGVHRVVQELSGE
- a CDS encoding multicopper oxidase family protein; protein product: MKGKRVATYLACLAVLSVGSAALGSVQEPQQPLNPKSIPKYVDQLPAPGKLFGPAQSITMSEFTQQVLPAGFPATMVWGYNGSYPGPTIEAVRGVPTTVTYYNNLVDPVLQRHMTIDQTLHWADPLGLQCMMSADRDDCFSPYAGPVPTVVHLHGGEVPSRFDGGPQGWFTPNLAQVGATFPGTVYTYPNGQEATTLWYHDHALGTTRTNVYGGLAAFYLLRDPVNEPANLPSGPYEREIAIQDRQFDTAGQLLFPDGSPAGLNGPPTNPEDHPYWNPEFFGDVIVVNGKTWPFLNVEPRRYRLRLLNGSNARFYTLSWSAQKGKAPVFWQIGTDGGLLDTPVKLAALTLAPGERADVIVDFSGMAAGSELILQNSAKAPFPAGTVPDPATLGQIMKVVVALPLSGMDTSLDPSAVTALRPTPIVRLAPTVTASTPVRRLTLNEVMGMGGPMEVLLNNSHFMDPVSEKPRVGSTEVWEIINTTGDTHPIHLHLVQYQLLSRQKYQAGKYLKDYERAFPGGAFIPAAGPPPGGNPDPAPYLVGKPSPPDLNEAGWKDTVRMNPGEVTRIAVRFAPTDTPAGAAGPGYPFDATEGPGYVWHCHILDHEDNDMMRPFQVVP
- the ispE gene encoding 4-(cytidine 5'-diphospho)-2-C-methyl-D-erythritol kinase; this translates as MTQKAKKKLQLKAPAKVNYRLDVLRRREDGYHDLRMVMQRVNLCDDVEIALTETPGIRVVCNTPGAPDGEGNIAWRAANALLALSPWKGGIDISITKKIPIGAGLGGGSSDAATVLMGVNELLDLSLSEERLREIGVKLGADVPFFIFKKTAIAEGIGDRLTALEGMPKLWVVLVNPGIHISTGWVYQSLRLTGEKVAANIPRLYGGVGDVCAILSNDLEQVSFERYPALPALKEELLTVGAAGSLMSGSGSTVFALFEEEKTAKAAAAEIGKRHGWLSVAVETL
- a CDS encoding putative nucleotidyltransferase substrate binding domain-containing protein; the protein is MAAVPGGVPPETELLAVLKKSLYERTRRLDPTQTLELIQHLKEWVAEEVTFEEGAAASLGRLLSELSFSQFVDQLPPLMNSFERLVSAYFVRRGSVSGFYSFCNVWRERLIRRTLLLAEEGLELNDLGRPPAPYALLASGMAGRREQTLEDASRYFLIWNGDPADYFNQFAYRILAILQQCSLIGRNAADFLGKVLWRGSYGDWECWVAGDDGIASDEPSRRLELLADLRFIAGDHGVGEQALRQAQATLERARGTEAYQSMAQRAIGADLALTIAGNVRLERSGVHAGCVDLTAHAMRPLVSLVRFLAVQHGLEAAPTAGRIEALEAIGALEEDLARALSDAHDLFGTLKIRKEIALQPPYVDPAELTPAEQQRLRAGLESVRRLQKATRRVLATQKRKPAEVLRVALTEQAEVG
- the truD gene encoding tRNA pseudouridine(13) synthase TruD, which encodes MQHESKYLTAGIPGTGGVIKETPEDFVVEEIPAYLPSGQGEHCYAVIEKRGIATLEALRRISRALGVQERDMGYAGMKDAQGLTRQTISIPRVSPDAVRALQIPGVAVLSAAMHGNKLRLGHLKGNRFTVRVRSVAGNAPALAEETLEIVRRRGLPNRFGVQRYGVQGNTHLIGACMLRGDYRAAVDTVIGDPKAVADERWRLAIEAYHRGELAEALSLFPPHFRVERDLIDRLLKRPDAWQQAFNAVQPRMKRLYLSAFQSFLFDKVLDGRLDTLDRILPGDIAFKHENGACFIVQDAEVEQTRADSFEISPTGPMFGCTMMEPSGEQLELEQGVLEAHGVTRESFALPGALRMDGERRALRVPVSETVVQGEGENLVLSFALPRGSYATSLLREIMKVE
- a CDS encoding NAD-glutamate dehydrogenase domain-containing protein, with amino-acid sequence MDQNFTEENDLACEMAQNRKWLREQITPHFFVAMQDEPQALLLLERELCSLRYNRQLILADREKMLILARVNVPGSLYDTLSHWHDREISYAMFTHSEGPIPGMAQELEIQRFEFDRKGNEEVLKWREAKIPRDLAERHAKQLKETYPDFEMKEFERLLAILWVNNERYVRYSSPLRVAQVLQLLQKVVRSGGLYVDVEPAKSSNESRIHFAVANPPQTDFLLQIMEVFHRLGIGVNRAYCLTVSNGFHPYFLGTFYVARHSAEPLDRGSDMFSRLQEELYNTQIISTRGQGYHSFLTTGIMSGGEASLIDTFIAFCHTNLAHTDPDRFGLDHVQSAFFSHPEIALELVKLFKARFDPQLVDRDGVYRATLEETRLAVEGYNTGHRYLDEVRRTIYRCCLIFIKHTLKTNFFVLNKQALAFRLDPGYLVELGDEFTADLPQAIPFRVTFFFSRYGFGYHIGFSDIARGGWRTVIARNADDFTTNANTIFRENFVLAHTQHLKNKDIYEGGSKLVLILDASDLKRSGEREMEYPRLYKLQYGVANAFLDVFITKNGVARDPAVVDYYRQDEPIELGPDENLHDTMIENIAQLSRKRGYILGIGIISSKQVGINHKEYGVTSTGVVKFAEITMAEVGIDIYRDPFTVKFTGGTNGDVAGNAIRILLDRAPEVKIRLILDGTAAVYDPFGADREELSRIVLKQDLDGFNPQALHLGGFMIFRSGSRREGVRDLFRKVTRTPAGLEEEWMSTDEFSRAYEELPFTVEADLFIPAGGRPETIDKDNWERYFLSEGIPSARVIVEGANSFITPEARLQLQKRGVIIMRDASANKCGVISSSYEIIANLLLSEKEFLAEKERYVRDVLEILEKRAAEEARLILRRRREQPGGTCCTEFSDELSTEMNELYAMIFHFFQDHPELCLQPLYRRAILSHLPRMLREERKYRQRLTRLPQKYLFAILAAEIGSSMVYRGDREEDFGATIKGHLVNYFPAEM